One Vulpes vulpes isolate BD-2025 unplaced genomic scaffold, VulVul3 u000000667, whole genome shotgun sequence DNA segment encodes these proteins:
- the AKAP4 gene encoding A-kinase anchor protein 4, producing MSDDIDWLHSRRGVCKVDLYSPTGQQDQDRKVICFVDVSTLNVEDKDSKDAAGSSSEGDLNLGNLEEKEIIVIKDTEKQDQSKTEGSVCLFKQAPSDPISVLNWLLNDLQKYALGFQHALSPSTSSCKHKVGDTDGEYHKIPSGNCYSVYADQLNMDYMANGPQSLRLEITAAKNTNNNQSPSTPPAKSPSSQRAVISPDGECSMDDLSFYVNRLSSLVIQMARKEIKEKLEGGSKCLHHSIYPSPGDKGKNSPRSAVSKIASEMAHDAVELTSAEMRGTGEECKEGGRKTFLYSELSNKNKSGDKQMCQRDSKEFADCISKGLMVYANQVASDMMVSVMKTLKIHSSGKPIPACVVLKRVLLKHTKEIVSDLIDSCMKNLHNITGVLMTDSDFVSAVKRNLFNHGKQNAADIMEAMLKRLVSALLGEKKETKSQSLSYASLKAGSQDPKCKNQSLEFSAVKAEMKGKDKGKMKPEQCKSLTSAEKVGEHILKESLTMWNQKQGNQGKMPGKVCANKEEKREKISPSTDSLAKDLIVSALMLIQYHLTQQAKGKDAFEEDCPGSTTGYMTQSAQYEKCGSGQSAKALSMKHLESHGAPGPSTSLKDNQQLDSQKLDMSNIVLMLIQKLLTESPFNCDDLCESENKRSEPRTNKAASMSKKSDRGEEQCQDNQELDFISGMKQVNRQFIDQLVESVMKLCLIMAKYSNNGAALAELEEQAALANNPNYQVGGSRCSQDGAMSQNHQDSPGPEVIVNNQCSTSSLQKQLQAVLQWIAASQFNVPMLYFMGDDDGQLEKLPEVSAKAAEKGYSVGDLLQEVMKFAKERQLDEAVGNMARKQLLDWLLTNL from the exons acgGAGGGATCCGTGTGCCTTTTCAAACAAGCTCCCTCTGATCCCATAAGTGTCCTTAATTGGCTTCTCAATGACCTCCAGAAGTATGCCTTGGGTTTCCAACATGCACTGAGCCCCTCAACCTCTAGCTGTAAACATAAAGTAGGAGACACAGATGGCGAATATCACAAAATACCCTCCGGGAACTGCTACAGCGTCTATGCTGATCAACTGAACATGGATTATATGGCCAACGGACCTCAAAGTCTACGTCTCGAAATAACAGCAGCCAAAAACACCAACAATAATCAGAGTCCTTCTACTCCTCCAGCAAAATCTCCTAGCAGTCAGAGGGCAGTTATTTCCCCTGATGGCGAATGTTCTATGGATGACCTTTCTTTCTATGTCAACCGACTATCTTCTCTGGTAATCCAGATGGCCCGTAAGGAAATCAAGGAGAAGTTGGAAGGCGGAAGCAAATGCCTTCATCATTCAATCTACCCATCCCCTGGGGACAAAGGGAAAAACAGCCCTCGCAGTGCTGTGAGCAAGATTGCTTCTGAAATGGCCCATGATGCTGTGGAATTGACCTCTGCAGAAATGCGAGGCACTGGGGAGGAGTGTAAGGAAGGTGGCCGGAAAACCTTCCTGTATAGTGAACTATCCAACAAGAACAAGAGTGGAGACAAACAGATGTGCCAAAGAGATAGCAAAGAATTTGCAGATTGTATCAGCAAAGGGCTCATGGTTTATGCAAATCAGGTGGCATCTGACATGATGGTCTCTGTTATGAAGACCTTGAAAATACATAGCTCTGGGAAGCCAATTCCGGCCTGTGTGGTCCTGAAGAGGGTGTTGTTAAAGCACACCAAAGAAATTGTGTCTGATTTGATTGATTCCTGCATGAAGAACCTGCATAATATCACTGGGGTCCTGATGACTGACTCAGACTTTGTCTCAGCTGTCAAGAGGAATCTGTTCAACCACGGAAAACAAAATGCTGCAGATATCATGGAGGCTATGCTGAAGCGTCTGGTCAGTGCTCTCCTTGGCGAGAAGAAGGAGACTAAATCTCAGAGTCTGTCATATGCATCCTTGAAAGCGGGGTCCCAAGACCCTAAATGCAAGAACCAAAGTCTTGAATTCTCAGCCGTGAAAGCTGAGATGAAGGGGAAGGACAAAGGCAAAATGAAACCAGAGCAGTGCAAGTCATTAACCAGTGCTGAAAAAGTCGGTGAACACATCCTCAAGGAGAGCCTGACCATGTGGAACCAAAAGCAAGGAAACCAAGGCAAGATGCCTGGCAAAGTATGTgccaataaagaggaaaaaagagaaaagatcagcCCTTCCACAGACTCACTGGCAAAGGACTTGATTGTGTCTGCTCTTATGCTGATCCAGTACCATCTGACCCAGCAGGCCAAAGGCAAAGATGCATTTGAAGAAGATTGTCCTGGCTCTACCACGGGCTATATGACTCAGAGTGCCCAATATGAAAAGTGTGGAAGTGGCCAAAGTGCCAAGGCACTCTCAATGAAACATCTAGAATCTCATGGAGCTCCTGGACCCTCCACCTCTCTAAAGGACAATCAACAGCTGGACTCCCAGAAGCTGGATATGTCAAACATCGTTCTAATGCTGATTCAGAAACTGCTTACTGAGAGCCCCTTCAACTGTGATGACCTATGTGAAAGCGAGAACAAGCGTTCTGAGCCCAGGACAAACAAAGCAGCTTCCATGTCCAAGAAGTCTGACAGAGGGGAAGAACAATGCCAGGACAATCAAGAACTTGACTTTATCAGTGGGATGAAGCAAGTGAACCGCCAATTTATAGATCAACTGGTAGAATCTGTGATGAAGTTGTGCCTTATCATGGCTAAGTATAGTAATAATGGGGCAGCCCTCGCTGAGTTGGAGGAACAAGCAGCCTTGGCAAACAACCCCAATTACCAGGTTGGTGGCTCCAGGTGTAGTCAAGATGGTGCGATGTCACAGAACCATCAGGACTCTCCTGGACCTGAAGTCATAGTTAATAATCAGTGCTCAACAAGTAGCTTGCAGAAGCAGCTTCAGGCTGTCCTGCAGTGGATTGCAGCCTCCCAATTTAACGTTCCCATGCTCTACTTCATGGGAGATGATGATGGACAACTGGAGAAG CTTCCTGAAGTTTCAGCTAAGGCGGCAGAGAAGGGGTACAGTGTAGGGGATCTTCTTCAAGAGGTCATGAAGTTTGCCAAGGAACGACAACTGGATGAAGCCGTGGGAAACATGGCTAGGAAACAACTGCTAGACTGGTTGCTCACTAACCTGTGA